A window of the Chloroflexus sp. Y-396-1 genome harbors these coding sequences:
- a CDS encoding MarR family winged helix-turn-helix transcriptional regulator codes for MYHELDPPYTAEDVAVLFNLVHSELMGQSMETLLQFLQRSNLSMPRLVSLMYIQRQGVTTVTALSEHLNLALGTTSQMIDQLVQDGLVERREAAHDRRQKQITLTPAGETLVAEARQIRLAEASRHLRQLPPALIEQLGQALSAACREWNLITKS; via the coding sequence GTGTATCACGAACTCGATCCTCCCTACACTGCCGAAGATGTCGCTGTGCTGTTCAATCTGGTGCATAGCGAACTGATGGGTCAGAGTATGGAAACGCTCTTACAGTTTCTTCAGCGTTCCAATCTCTCAATGCCCCGTCTGGTGTCGTTAATGTACATTCAACGTCAAGGCGTGACAACTGTCACTGCATTGAGTGAACACCTCAATTTGGCGCTGGGTACCACCAGTCAGATGATTGATCAACTAGTGCAAGATGGACTGGTTGAACGACGTGAAGCAGCGCATGATCGCCGTCAAAAACAGATTACCCTGACACCTGCTGGCGAGACACTTGTCGCCGAGGCACGTCAGATCAGGTTGGCAGAGGCAAGTCGTCATTTGCGACAGTTACCACCAGCATTGATTGAACAACTGGGACAGGCGCTCAGTGCTGCCTGTCGGGAATGGAATCTGATAACCAAATCTTGA
- a CDS encoding MDR family MFS transporter: MATTTTPTTVTTTRIDYAATLDQRSKVLILVGVLLGLFLSALDQTIVSTALPRIVADLKGIELIGWVSTSYLLASTAMVPIYGKLSDIYGRKYVLLFGITVFLLGSLLCGLAADMTQLVFFRGLQGFGAAALTSTAFAIPADLFAPAERARYLGLFGAVFGLSSVIGPFIGGLLTDNLSWHWVFFVNLPLGIVALGFIVAKLPRLHSGLKPAIDYAGAATLLLTVIPFLLALTLDKNDNPWTSPLILGLFAISVVGLMFFLLIERRAESPILPLHLFRIRTFTLTALIGVTVGATLFAAIFFLSLYLVNVLGVSATSAGTTLIPLTLSLVVGAMVSSQIVQRTGHYKWVIVGGMAIIIGALWWLTTLTPDTSIWMVRLRMIVLGLGLGPSMPILNLAMQNAVPRTDLGAATASRQFFQQIGQVVGSAVFGAILTGVLTTTLSANLAPIQAQLPPELAARFDSSALRNGMSAENAGGEPVDPAVKIEQAIADQFAARREVLSRALRDADPAAIAALRNDPQFPAQQKAMLDMISSLPVAAREQALSQVLARLDEAEQTARAEGRALGQQISAALKDAFTTSVTTIYWYAVWIALIGFILSLFIPELPLQRSYGQDLPPIME; this comes from the coding sequence ATGGCCACGACTACGACTCCCACAACGGTCACCACAACCCGCATTGATTACGCAGCTACGCTCGATCAACGGAGCAAAGTTCTCATCCTGGTTGGCGTATTACTCGGTCTGTTTCTCTCAGCGCTTGATCAAACCATTGTCTCTACGGCACTACCCCGTATCGTTGCCGATCTGAAAGGTATCGAGTTGATCGGCTGGGTCTCGACCAGTTATCTGCTGGCTTCCACGGCTATGGTGCCGATCTACGGCAAACTGTCAGACATCTACGGACGTAAATATGTCTTACTGTTTGGGATCACGGTCTTTCTACTCGGTTCGTTGTTGTGCGGTCTCGCTGCCGATATGACGCAGTTGGTGTTCTTTCGTGGTTTGCAAGGGTTTGGCGCCGCTGCGCTCACTTCGACGGCATTTGCCATCCCTGCCGATCTCTTCGCGCCGGCAGAGCGTGCACGGTACCTCGGCTTGTTTGGGGCCGTATTTGGCTTGTCGAGCGTCATCGGGCCATTTATCGGCGGTCTGCTCACCGACAATCTGAGCTGGCACTGGGTCTTTTTCGTCAACTTACCGTTAGGGATAGTTGCCCTTGGCTTTATTGTCGCTAAATTGCCACGTTTGCATAGTGGTCTCAAGCCTGCAATTGACTATGCCGGTGCAGCAACGCTGCTGCTAACCGTGATTCCTTTCTTGCTGGCTCTCACGCTCGATAAGAATGACAATCCATGGACATCGCCGCTCATCTTGGGCCTGTTTGCGATCAGTGTGGTTGGGCTAATGTTCTTTCTGCTGATTGAGCGACGGGCCGAATCACCGATTTTGCCACTCCATCTGTTTCGGATTCGCACGTTTACTTTGACTGCCCTGATTGGGGTGACAGTCGGTGCCACTCTTTTCGCGGCAATCTTCTTCCTTTCGCTCTATCTGGTTAATGTGTTAGGTGTCAGTGCCACGTCTGCCGGTACCACCCTTATCCCGCTCACCCTGAGTCTTGTGGTGGGGGCAATGGTCTCATCACAAATCGTGCAGCGCACCGGTCATTACAAGTGGGTCATCGTTGGTGGTATGGCCATTATCATTGGTGCCCTCTGGTGGTTGACAACCCTTACCCCCGACACGTCGATCTGGATGGTTCGGTTACGGATGATTGTGCTGGGGCTGGGGTTGGGACCATCGATGCCTATCCTTAATCTGGCAATGCAAAATGCGGTTCCACGTACCGATTTGGGGGCAGCAACCGCTAGTCGCCAGTTCTTCCAGCAAATTGGACAAGTAGTCGGTTCGGCTGTCTTTGGTGCAATCTTGACCGGTGTTCTCACTACGACTCTGAGTGCGAATCTAGCGCCGATCCAGGCTCAATTGCCACCTGAACTGGCAGCTCGCTTTGACAGCAGTGCGTTACGTAATGGTATGAGCGCCGAGAACGCAGGTGGCGAGCCGGTTGATCCGGCTGTCAAGATTGAGCAGGCAATTGCCGATCAATTTGCTGCCCGCCGCGAGGTGCTTTCACGGGCGTTGCGTGATGCCGATCCGGCAGCAATCGCAGCTTTGCGGAACGATCCGCAGTTCCCTGCGCAGCAAAAGGCGATGCTTGATATGATCAGCTCCCTACCAGTAGCAGCTCGCGAGCAGGCGTTGAGTCAGGTTTTAGCCCGCCTCGACGAGGCCGAGCAGACGGCACGTGCAGAAGGGCGGGCATTAGGGCAGCAAATCAGTGCGGCGTTGAAGGATGCCTTCACAACCAGTGTCACGACCATCTACTGGTACGCAGTCTGGATTGCACTGATTGGCTTCATCCTTTCCTTGTTCATTCCTGAATTGCCGCTCCAGCGTAGTTATGGTCAGGATTTGCCACCGATAATGGAGTAA
- a CDS encoding YafY family protein: protein MTTQRTRRGRGRKRSSALTVQRRLWLVSRFIRGPATPTELIADARRVFSESIYPSNALVALRHDFHALRNEFLCTIERQSDGRYALTDVGRLTLLNLPDEELEALAFLISFFSEGSWPAAFHVRSLFERIVALLPSEQRLTLQQRQVWQIELPQSSTTIDQKLLTRLRRNLRRHAIQFRYRSNYSDELESHRAAPVRLFVRDGHTYLEAYCYSAPHQSIIGQYIPYRVDRIIPESLHVERRVLPPELPPRRTWTLRYRLSPQVARNRDISLWFPQSTVTYHPDGSAEICAQTSDLWQAEQILLRYREHCQVLEPVELIEQIRKTIARMQELYP from the coding sequence GTGACGACCCAGCGCACTCGTCGTGGTCGTGGCCGTAAACGGAGTTCAGCATTGACGGTACAGCGTCGGCTATGGCTTGTCAGCCGCTTTATCCGTGGCCCAGCAACTCCAACAGAGCTGATCGCCGATGCTCGGCGGGTGTTCAGTGAGTCGATCTATCCATCCAATGCCCTGGTTGCGCTTCGTCACGATTTCCACGCACTGCGGAATGAGTTTCTCTGTACTATTGAACGTCAATCTGATGGTAGGTATGCCCTGACCGACGTAGGACGCCTGACGCTACTGAATCTACCAGACGAAGAGTTAGAGGCGCTGGCGTTCCTCATATCATTTTTCAGTGAAGGGAGTTGGCCAGCGGCATTTCACGTGCGTTCATTATTTGAGCGGATCGTTGCCCTGTTACCGTCTGAACAACGCTTGACGCTTCAGCAACGGCAGGTGTGGCAGATTGAGCTTCCCCAGAGTAGCACGACCATTGATCAAAAATTATTGACCCGCTTACGCCGGAATCTCCGACGCCATGCCATCCAGTTTCGCTACCGATCAAACTACAGCGACGAACTCGAATCACACCGCGCGGCGCCGGTACGTCTGTTTGTGCGTGATGGTCATACCTACCTTGAAGCCTACTGCTACAGTGCACCTCATCAATCGATCATTGGTCAGTACATTCCTTACCGCGTTGACCGGATCATTCCCGAATCGCTCCACGTTGAGCGGCGGGTGTTACCCCCTGAGCTACCACCGCGCCGAACCTGGACGTTGCGGTATCGTTTGTCGCCGCAGGTGGCCCGGAACCGTGACATTTCGCTCTGGTTTCCGCAAAGTACGGTGACATACCACCCTGACGGTAGTGCCGAAATATGTGCTCAGACAAGTGATCTCTGGCAAGCCGAACAGATACTCCTGCGTTACCGTGAGCATTGTCAGGTGCTTGAGCCAGTAGAGTTGATCGAGCAGATACGAAAGACCATTGCTCGCATGCAGGAACTCTATCCATAG
- a CDS encoding protein kinase has protein sequence MNCRASSQQFGDRFEVIRQLARTAHSIVDLAFDHDTERLVVIKWLAPASRGVSLRKAARAFLHEIMMTKVIAALSPDSDKKRYFPQFITMGKIAGKPPRYFFVESYLDGETLDSILAAGRPADALQIARNLCHVLRILHANGIVHGDLHPRNIIVKNDGNVSLIDFGLSRRRGQVVPELADIGRPGYTPPEQLGGGAIDERSDFFALAQVLDDLLAVETLPPSLQRLINMMREPLVARRQVNLAALQAELAELQRSMSLQQLQPRFSKVLLVVSIVIILVFYLAFLCR, from the coding sequence ATGAACTGTCGCGCCAGTAGCCAACAATTTGGGGATCGGTTCGAAGTTATCCGTCAGTTGGCTCGTACCGCTCACAGTATCGTCGATTTGGCCTTCGACCACGATACAGAACGACTCGTTGTCATTAAGTGGCTGGCGCCTGCGTCGCGTGGTGTCTCGCTACGCAAAGCTGCCCGGGCATTTTTGCATGAGATCATGATGACGAAGGTGATCGCTGCACTATCACCAGACAGCGACAAAAAGCGATACTTTCCGCAGTTTATCACTATGGGCAAGATAGCCGGAAAGCCACCGAGATACTTCTTCGTGGAGAGTTACCTTGACGGTGAGACACTTGACTCAATTCTGGCTGCCGGTCGACCAGCCGATGCGCTACAAATTGCGCGCAACCTGTGTCACGTGCTCCGCATCTTGCACGCAAATGGGATCGTTCATGGTGATCTGCATCCGCGAAACATTATCGTTAAAAACGACGGTAATGTTTCTCTTATCGACTTCGGCCTCAGCCGTCGTCGCGGTCAGGTTGTTCCGGAGCTGGCCGATATTGGCCGACCTGGATATACCCCACCCGAACAACTCGGAGGTGGAGCCATTGATGAGCGGAGTGATTTCTTCGCTCTCGCTCAGGTACTCGACGACCTGTTGGCGGTGGAAACACTGCCGCCAAGCCTCCAGCGTCTCATCAACATGATGCGCGAACCATTGGTGGCACGTCGACAGGTAAATCTTGCTGCGCTTCAGGCTGAACTTGCGGAGCTGCAACGTAGTATGTCGCTTCAGCAATTGCAGCCACGTTTCTCGAAAGTCCTGCTTGTAGTAAGCATTGTGATTATTCTTGTCTTCTACCTGGCCTTTCTCTGCCGATAG
- a CDS encoding (Fe-S)-binding protein — MEAEMQAFVDSLRHNLTAEDVVNLEACMNCKMCGEACAWYLVTGDEKLHPTHKTGLIRQIYRRYMTLEGQIGGALGLVPTPTLADLKENMQYFWACTACGRCTLACPSGISIRRIVRLARAAYADSGLSYANPTIRSIIENTDRRRHSFGLTAAQVLGRVGLFLRSEGLEAPVNVQNAEFLFVCPAAGNTKIPDYGIKLIKILNAAGVSYTISPYVIDTGTEIDHIAVHHKLSKQMLEDWEQEADRLGVQKILLVECGCDTRTLYAEASETLGRPFRYPIVSVDALMLDLIKQGRLPIEKTHLKVTLHDPCYATRLSGLGDLFRELLNLVTDNFIEMTPNREYNYCCNGGAGGMRLPENTATRRKISVLKANQIRATGADFVTSPCVVCTLSLEDTCQTYQLSPSGDRMALVLFEVVYAAMEPALAKLGELDRMRVPAVLRNRDHEFFIAHSVEGQMMRLMQQPDFPELLDWLEQDDIVKRFSKDHPQVYDDIRALREMVMNCENCD, encoded by the coding sequence ATGGAAGCAGAGATGCAGGCATTTGTCGATTCGTTGCGTCACAATCTCACAGCCGAGGATGTGGTCAATCTCGAAGCGTGTATGAATTGTAAGATGTGCGGTGAGGCCTGTGCGTGGTATCTGGTTACCGGCGATGAAAAGCTGCATCCAACCCACAAAACCGGTTTGATCCGCCAGATTTACCGTCGGTACATGACCCTAGAGGGGCAGATCGGCGGTGCTCTCGGATTGGTGCCCACGCCAACCCTTGCCGATCTAAAGGAGAACATGCAGTACTTTTGGGCCTGTACTGCGTGTGGACGCTGTACCCTGGCCTGTCCTTCCGGGATCAGTATTCGCCGAATTGTGCGTCTTGCCCGTGCTGCTTATGCCGATTCCGGGTTGAGTTATGCTAATCCGACGATTCGTTCGATCATCGAAAATACCGATCGTCGTCGTCATAGTTTTGGCTTAACTGCCGCTCAAGTCCTCGGTCGAGTCGGTCTTTTTCTGCGTAGTGAGGGACTGGAAGCGCCGGTAAATGTTCAAAACGCCGAGTTTCTCTTTGTGTGTCCGGCAGCGGGCAATACAAAAATTCCCGATTACGGTATTAAACTTATCAAAATCCTTAACGCTGCTGGTGTGAGTTATACGATTTCACCCTACGTGATTGATACCGGCACTGAAATCGATCATATCGCTGTCCATCATAAACTTTCTAAGCAGATGTTAGAAGACTGGGAGCAAGAAGCGGATCGCCTGGGTGTTCAGAAGATTCTCCTGGTCGAATGTGGTTGTGATACTCGTACTCTCTATGCCGAGGCGTCTGAAACGCTTGGGCGCCCATTCCGCTATCCTATAGTGAGTGTTGACGCTTTAATGCTCGACCTGATCAAGCAGGGTCGATTGCCAATTGAGAAAACTCATCTGAAAGTAACGCTCCATGATCCATGTTATGCGACTCGTCTTTCTGGACTCGGTGACCTGTTCCGTGAACTGTTGAACCTGGTGACCGATAACTTTATCGAGATGACCCCTAACCGTGAATACAACTATTGTTGCAACGGTGGGGCCGGTGGTATGCGTTTGCCCGAAAATACCGCTACCCGGCGTAAAATCTCGGTGTTGAAGGCCAATCAGATTCGTGCTACCGGCGCCGATTTTGTTACCTCTCCCTGTGTGGTCTGTACGTTGTCGCTGGAAGACACCTGCCAGACCTACCAGTTGTCACCATCGGGCGATCGTATGGCATTGGTGCTCTTTGAAGTAGTGTACGCCGCGATGGAACCGGCACTGGCTAAACTCGGTGAGCTGGATCGGATGCGGGTTCCGGCTGTGCTGCGTAACCGTGATCACGAATTCTTCATCGCGCACAGTGTCGAGGGGCAGATGATGCGGCTTATGCAGCAGCCAGATTTTCCAGAGCTGCTCGATTGGCTGGAACAAGACGACATTGTCAAGCGCTTTAGCAAAGACCATCCGCAAGTCTACGACGATATTCGGGCATTGCGCGAGATGGTGATGAATTGTGAGAATTGCGACTGA